The Leishmania mexicana MHOM/GT/2001/U1103 complete genome, chromosome 32 genomic interval GCGGCACAACAAGCGGTGGTTTGACCGCGCGGTGAACTGGTTCAAGTTCTGCGTGTACCGGCGGTACGTCGACTGCCAGTGCCGTTTGTGGAAACGCTACTTCTCCCTGCAGCTGGTGCCGGCATATGGCCCACTGCCGCTGTTCCTGTTTCCAGGTGAGGCGGGGGCCGGTGAGCGAGGTCAGGCCGCGGAGAGCGGCCACACCTCTATGCGCGCGTTTGGTGTGGTCTCAGCCACCCGACACAACCCGTTCTTTATCTCCGCCTCGACAAATGACGTACCGTCCCCGACGGACACGCCGTTCACAGCTGTGCCCTCCATGGAGCGCCACGAGTCGCCACTCAGCCTCGGGAGGCAGACCCCCGGCAACACCGTCGGAACAGCGCCGGGTAACGCATCGGCAACAAAGCCGCACAAGGGCTACGATGACAATAGCGGCGATGACtgggacgaggaggagcgtaGGCTCCTGcggccgcgccaccgccgtacccccaccaccccgaCGAGGCCGCCGTCGAAACAGCGTTGTGACGTGAACGGCCAGCCCGGCGAGCTGCATGCGCGTCAGTCCTCTGTttcgttctcctcctcggagGTGTTGCCGGACTgccccccgccgccaccgccaccaaaGCCGCCGGCGATGCGACGCGCTCACTACTTCTTCGCTGCCCACCCGCACGGCATCCTTccctggtgctgctgcgtgaaCATGATCAGCAACATCACACACCGTGACGAGAAGCTCTTTCTAGACAACCGCGATATGGTACTCCATCCTCGCGACGCGCCGCACATTTCGGTGCTCTCAGAGCCGGGGCAgcagtcgtcgtcgtcgctgccacgCGCAGCGAACACCTTCACAACGAGTAGCACCCGTGCCATCCCCCCCATCTCCGGCCTAACTCTGGGCCCCTCTGGGTCGCCAaccaccgtcgccgtggaAGGCTCGACTGGTGCTGACTCGGCAGGTGGTGGTATGGCGTACGCGAAGGGGCGCTACTATGTCTACGACCCCTTCTTCAAGAAATTCGTGCTTCGTCCCTATAAGGACGAGGCGGTTCCAGTGACGCCGGCGGACGCGGAGGTGTaccgccggcgccttcgcACCGCGCAGGCGAAGCGTGATGCCGCATCCCTAAAGAAAGaagccggcgccggtgcagccTCGACACGCGCCAGGGCTCTGCGCCGCCAAATCAAGATTCGCATACGCGCCGTGGTCGCCACTTTCCCCTTCTATGTCCCCCTCATGCGCGAAGTCTACATGTTTTACGGTTACATGGACGCCTCGTACGAGACGTGCAAGCGTGTGTTGCTGTACAACAACAGCACCCAGCGGGAGCGAGAGGGCGTGCCTCCTGTCACGCCGGCCTTCCCTCGGAAAGTCGAGTTCACCACGGGTGCGAAAGATTGTGGCAtaggcgacggcgatgccaGCGACGACGAGTACGATGAGAGCGCCTATCCTGATGACCTCAACCACTTGCTGCTGTTCCCGGGTGGCGCTTCCGAGGCTCTTTTATCCTCGGCTCACGGTCCTGctcgtctgctgctgcgacgccgcaAAGGCTTTCTGCGCTTGACcatccacacacagagtgggCTCGTGCCCGTGTACACCTTTGGGGAGACGGACTATTTTGAGcagcgcagctccgccaccacgcggCACGCGACCCCAgttgacgacgacgagggtTCGACATACATGTCTCGGCAGGGGCCGGTGGCAGACGCTCTCTCGAGACCAGACTCCATGAGCGGCGACGGAGTGGCACCTCAGACGGCGCCCAATGCGTCACCGCGGTCgaaagaggagcagcggatGCACCGTCACCCGCTCCAGAATGGCCCGACCGCAGGACAACGCGGCGATGGCACCTCAGCTTCGGGTCCAACTAACCGCGGCGGTGATAACACCTCATCCACAGGCACCACACCACCGAACATCGTGAGCCCTCCCTGCCAGCCACCTCCTAGCGGCACCACATTCACGTCCCCAGCGCTGTCGCCCATCGCCGAAGCGCTCTGCAAGGTGCACCAACACGAATCATGGAAGGATCGGGGGAGGAGACTGCtgagggaagagggcgaggCGTGGGGCCGGAATGAGCGGTCGCCAACACCGCTGCACGTACAGGCGTTATCCTTGGAAAAACGACACGAAAGCGGCAACACCGCAGCCTCGCTGAGGGAGCTCGAGGCGGCGACAATGGTAAGCCACGAGACGAGTTTATCGGAGAAGCCGCAGGACGGCCTCCCTTCTGTTTCCAAGCAGCTAGCCCAGAAGCACGCAGCAAAGACGGAGGTCaaggtggtggcggcctcctcgccctccaccgtcagccgcctCTCGCGTTTGATCCAAgttctgcagcgcctcttccAGGATACGTTCGGTCTGTCGCTGCCCATCCTCAAGAACATCATCCCACACCGCGTCATGGGTGCTACAGTCGTGGGCCGACCCATCTACTTCGAGCTGCCGCccgagctgcagcgcatgtACACCGACCCGGCGAATTACTtcgaaaaggagaaggatcaggaggtgctgcgggcTGCGCAGGAGGTGTACTTTCACGAACTGCAAGAACTCTTTCTGAAGTACGCGCCACAGTACTTGAAAGACCCCAGTCGGCGCAAGCTCGAGATTATCTAGGTGACGCAGTAGTGTGgtcctctttctctgtgcCATGTGCACTTTtccttgtgcgtgcgggAAGCGCTGTATCGTTGATGGAGGTGGCATCCGCCCTGCTGCTTGCTCTGCTCCGAGGCTATCTTATTGCCAGGTATTCCGACCCGGAGTAGCGGTGCAACGAGACTTCTCTTTTGTTTCTCGGCTGCCTGTGCTACCGAGCGTCGTTGTCCATGCCTAAGTAGAggcgtgagagggagggtaAAGTGCAGAGGAGGGCGAGAACACCAACCCAGAGGACGAGGGGAGAGAACAGAGTGTGGCGCTAGTCGGTATCACGCTTTGGCTTTGTCGTTTGGCTACTCTTGGGTGCTCCTctatgtgtgtatgggggGGGTACGTGTATGCACTCTGCGGTGCATTTTGGGGGTGGGCGGTTGTCATCAGGAGCCTCGGCCATCGACGACACGGCACGAGTCCAAGGGCCTTCAAGGCGATGTCACCCATGCACATGCACTCACATGCAGATGCAGGCACCGAACGTTTCACCGGCACCGCAGACCCGCCACGATCGACCGAGTATGCTTTTTTTGTTACGTTTTCTTTTGCCTGTTGCCCTCCAAAACGGAAAATCCTCCACGCcatcacgcacgcgcactccTTTGCTtttccaccgctgcctcctctccGTTTTCTTCTGTCACCCTGGCATGCGCCCCTGAtaacgggggaggggggaaccTCTTGGTACGTGGCATTTCAAGGCCCAgcggcatcctcctcccccatctcctATCCCTGCccaatgccgagccacctctGGCGCCGACAGGGCCGAGTGCCTGCGACTCAGCGCAGTCAGGgcggtgcatcgctgctgatcgCGGACCGTCAGctcctggacggcgtggcgtccGGGTGATCTGCAGCCGCGaacgcacgtgtgcactctccacatgatgggcagagtgtccgCGTGACGCGAACGCATCCCACCACCtggccctcgcactgcccgctggtgtggggaagcctgagccacccactcccctcgaggggaggggatgcaccaggggtggcAGCCGGCATagcgggggagcggctgtgaggcggtggGTGAGGGGGCAGCGCTTGAGGGCGGTGGGGGGCGGTGCTCACAAagccgagtcggcgcatctGGTgtgacgcgtgcgtgcctgtggcATGCTTTGTCCCACGCTGGTGGGGACCTGAGGCAGGGCGGGGATGGGGCCGGCGTTGAGGTCGTGCTGGTACGGCAGAGCATTGCACACAGGTTGCAATAAAAAAACACCACTGGCAGCTGCATCGTCACGAgtatatgcgtgtgtgtctcttcagccaccaccaccgtcttGTACGCGCGCCATCCTCACATTTTCGTGTGCGTTCTTTTCGTTCCCCTCTCCTGCTTCCGCAGGCATGTGTATGGTGGTCTTCCTTTGTATATCTGTGCGCATGGggatgtatgcgtgtgtcggTATCAAGATGTGTattatgtgtgtgcgtgtgtgtgcgctcttTTCTCTACCGTTTGTGCTCTTGTGCTGTTTGCGCTGGCTCTCGTCTTCTGCCCCGTCCCTCTTTCTCCCATCCATGTGTGCAGGCAGACTTCTCACCTCACGAAAGGTGTGCGAGTCGGTGGCTGTTTCGTTTCTTCCTGTGCTTGTTTGTTGCTGTTTTGCATCTTTCCAGGTAATGCTCttcgccttccctcccccctcctgtTGGTCGGTCAGTCGGTCTCGCTGAGTCTATCTCAAGCGCGCGAGCCTCTGCGTCTTCGCTCTTCACGCTTCTTCCTTTGTTTTGCTTGTTTTTTTCGCCACGGATGTTTGGCAGACaccgttgtgtgtgtgcacgcacggCGTTGGTACTTGCTTTGGTGCAccttcctccctttcccACCAGCGTTGACGGTGATATTTTGCCCTCTGGCATTACTGCCTAACTCGTGCCACCACACCCCCACCTTGCTGAACCTGCAAGCGTCGACGAGCATAACGCTCGCAAGAGGTGGCGTGTTCGGCGGCGTCGAGTATTCCTGCaggtgtgtgcctgcgcttGACGCCGAGGCACGTCCCTTCTTTTCCCGTGTGTTGCTCTTCACCCTCTCCTCGTCGGGCCCATTCGTTCTTGGTTCGCTTCCCTgatccccccccccgcgtgGACCGATCTGTGTGGCTCCAATGCGCATGGGCGTATACACATACgcgcgtctctgtgtgtgtcctaCCACGGGTGCATTCGGTGCCGTTACGGTCTTTCAGCTCCGAAAAGGGGACACCGacgaaaaataaaaaagaaatGCATAGCGCGCGCGGTTGTCGGCGGCCTTACCTCTGCCATTGTGCTCAGTTTACTATTGTGTGCATCCGCTGCGAAGGTTGCCCTTCTTTTTCGCATGTTTCCCACCCTTCCCAACGGTCTGCTTCGTGGTTGCTACACCTGCTCCTACGTGGCTGACGCTggacctccctctcctccatcatCATCATGGTCTCCCCTACTCGTGATTTCACGTGTAATGCATTGCCCACCGCCTCATGCATCCCGCACTCTCTCCCCACactcttttctttcttttgGATGCGTTAGTCAAGCTTTCTTGTTTTGTTTGACCCCGGCAGCTCCTTCCACGTAGTCGCACGGGCAGCGTGCCCCGtcccactcacccacacaccgcgaagcacacacgcacgcaggtcCACACTGGCCGGCCGACATAAGCGCCACTGGTTTTCTgccgggggcggcggcgagttTTCGcaacccctccccctacccaCCGTCTCTTCTCCCTTACAAACTCCTTGTTTCCTGCTCTGAAGTTGAGGTGCTGTCTGCGCCTgagcccctctctctcttgagCCTTTTCTCAGGTGTCGGTCCGTGCGAGCGCATCTCACCTACGTTATCGGAGACACTCCTCTTCTCTACTTTGCACCTACCTATGCTTGCTTGGTCCCGGCTCTGTTTTCTTCTCATACTCGCCTCGATCTTTCGGCTCGCACACCTCACAgtttctcttttttctgctctgcctccaccccacctcgTCGTAGATCTGTTCGACTTAACCAAAGCCCCTCTCCGCTCCTTCTCTGGTCGATCGCGCATTCTTGTCTGCCGCtgatggagaagggggaTGTTTTTGTGTGTACCGGCAGTGCCGGCGCTGGTAGGAGTAATGGAGGTTCTGTGAAGCTATCGGACATGATTGGCCATAAACGGATCGACATCCTGACGAACGACCACAAGGGCCCTGGTGGACTACTCTACGAACTTAACGTGCGAAGCTCTCCAGCAGGCTCGCCGGCCGTGAATATGTGCTCCACTGAGGAGCGCAGtgccgcggtgcagcgccgtgAGCTCGGCATTCTAGCACACTCTGTCCCAGAGCGGCAGATACGATACGGTGTGAACGTTCTATCCCAGCCGCCGAAGGAGAGTATTTGGCACTTTGTGAAGGACTCCATACAGGATGATCGCGTTGTGCAAATTTTGATTGGCGCTGCCCTCGTATCTATGATACTTGGCATCACTACTCCAGACTTCCGCACCGGCGAGGTTGACCTCGCCATGGGTTGGGTCGAGGGGGCGGCCATCTTCACCTCCGTGTTCATCGTGACAGTTGTGAATGCGGTGAACGACTACCGTAAGCAGGAGCAGTTTGCCGAGGTGATGCGGGCTGAGaacgccgcgcgccgcaggGTAACAGTGTGGCGCTATGCcccgctcagcagcgccagcggcggctgcgggggtggcggcaccgTGACGGGGACGGACGGTCTCGCctgcgtggcgctggaggtgcCAAGCTCGGATATTGTCGTAGGGGACGTTGTACAGGTTAACTCCGGGATGCAGCTAAATTTCGATGCCGTGCTGCTGGGCAGCCTCGGCCCAATATTGGCGGACGAGAGTAGCGTCACCGGGGAGAACGATGACGTGGTGAAGCAGGCGCTCACAGACCCCTTTCTCATTAGCGGGTCGTCGCTGTTGGACGGGTCAGCTGAGGGAGTGGCGCTCGTCTGCGCGGTGGGGCCCCACTCCTTTTCGGGCGAGATTGCCATGTCCATTCAGTCAACGGAAAAAACGAACACGCCGCTTCAAGACCAGCTCgaggcgatggcggaggTTATCGGCAAGTTCGGCATTGGCGCGGCCGTCTTCACGTTTACAGCGCTTCTCGTCAAGGAGCTCTTCATGTTCCTTGTGCACGGCAGCCGACTGTATGCCATGAAGTTCTTTGAAAACTTGACCACGGCGATTGCCATTGTGGTGGTCGCCGTACCGGAGGGCCTACCGCTCTCGGTCACCATCTCCCTCGCCTACAGCATGCGGCTCATGCTGAAGGATGGCAACCTTGTCCGCCACTTGGCAGCGTGCGAGACCATGGGTGGGGCGACAGTGCTGTGCACGGACAAGACAGGCACCTTGACGGCCCCAACGATGCAAGTAAAGCAAATCTTTCTGTCCGCGGTCACGTACGCAGTAGCGGACGCCGACCCCGTCGCTGGGGGCGACCTCCCAACCTTTGGCGACGAGGAGTCACCAGCGGCGCTACCCACTCGCTCTATACATACCCACACGttcgcgccgccaccgccgccgcgtgggTTCGGGCAAAGCCCGTTCTCGCGCGCACCTCCCAGTAGAGCCATCACCGTTCCCCTACCTCCCTCGAGCGTGCAGCTTTTGCTGGATTGTATTGTAGCCAACGCCGTTGACCCAGATGTACGGCGCGCGACCAACAAGACGAGCGAGGCGCTGTTGTGGCTCTGCCATCTCATGCGCTGCTCGAGCAACCACACAACACAGCAGGATGTGCAGTCGTTCCGAAGCACCCAGGCCTGCATGTTGGCCACGATGCAGGACCCGAGCCGGTGCCGTCGCTACCCGTTCAGCTCGCACAGCAAGATGAGCCTGTGCATGTTGCGACAGGTCGCCCCGCCAGCTGGTGCGGGCAACGGAGGGGGCCGCACGCGGCTCTACGCGACCGGCGCGGCTGAGGTCATCTTGGCGCGCTGCACATCGTACATCAACGATAAgggtgtgccggtgccgctgacgTCTGAGCTGCAGGCGTGCCATGAGCAGGCATTGACGCACTATACCGAATCGGGGCTGCGGACtatctgctgcgccttcaGCGatgcgcacggcgccgcagaggcGAACCTGTGGAAccaacagccgcagcagctgcagcacggcgcggCTACCGCGTTTGACGGCGAGTTCTGCATGATCGGAATGATCGGCCTTGAGGAAGATGTACGGCCGGAGGTGCCTGGCGCAGTGAGCCAGTGCTTCGGAGCGGGTTTGCGCGTCATCATGATCACCGGTGACGCCACGCTCACGGCGATCAATATTGCCCGCCGCTGTGGGCTGATTCGCGGCGGCTCAAACAGTGGCGCGCTGAgggcctcgccgctgccggacgGCAATCGCACCCTGCGCAACCCCGAGGCGCCTAGCTGGTCGGCTGCTGCTACGCTCGCAAACGGTAAAGACAACGGGTTCAGCCCAACGGAGAACAGCGATGCTGCCATCTTCGTGAATACGTCGCTGCTCCACTACGaaaacagcggcgccgcctctgaCGTCGAGGGTCAGTTTTTGGACGGTGCGTTTGGCCGAACAGCGTGGATGATGCAGGAACCGGCAGCGAATGCGTCGCCCCAGCAGCTCATAGATAGTGGCTACGCCCTCGACGGAGAAACCTTTCGGCAGCTCAGCGACACggagctcctccagcagtACCTGCCGTACATTCGCATCCTTGCTCGCGCCACGCCGATGGACAAGAAAAggctgctctccctcttgcgCCGCATCGACCCGAACGCGGTGATTGCAATGACCGGCGACGGTACCAATGACGCGCCGGCACTAAAGCTCAGCGACGTCGGATTCGCCAtgaacggcggcagcgacgtggCGAAGCGCGCGTCCGATATCATTTTGCTGAACGACAACTTCATTGGCATGGTGAAGGCGACCATGTGGGGCCGAAACGTGAAGGACAGCATTCGCAAGTTTCTGCAGTTTCAGCTCACAGTGAACTTTTCGGCGTGCGTCGTCTCTTTCTGTGGCGCCATCATGAGCGAGCAGAACATGTCCCCGCTGAGGCcggtgcagctcctctggCTGAACCTCATCATGGACACgctcgccgccctcgcgctGGCGACGGAGCTGCCATGTGAGCCGATGCTCCTCTCCCGGCCACCCGAGTCAAAGGATACCTCAATCATCGTGCCGAGCATGTGGTTCCAGATCGGCTTTCAGAGCACCTTCCAGGTCATGTGTCAGCTTTTCCTGCTCGGCTACGGAAATGTCCTGCTGAGCGCACGGGGACATacgacaccgctgccgtccacCGGGGAACCGCCGCGCGACCCGCGCTACTTCAGCGACGCCCACATCTGCTTTCTCTTTAACTCGTTTGTGTGGATGCAGATCTTCAACTTCTTTAacgcgcgtctgctgcaccgcagcgagGGCTTCTTCTCCAACTGGGCGGACAGCGCCGTGCTCTTTGTTATTGTCGGCATCATTGTCGTGCTGCAGATTATAATTGTGGAGGTTGGAGGCAAGATCATGTCCACGGTGCCTCTGACAGCGCAAGAGTGGTTTTACTCTGTCCTCATCGCAAGCGGCACCCTGCCAGTAGGCGCCATCTCGCGCTTGATCTATGCCCGTTACTCGAAAcgcgtgctgccgcgcgacgGGTGCTCGCGAGGGTTGCTGTCGCGGCTTCGGCGCAGTGTGAAGAGCGGTAGGCTCAAGGGAAAGAGGTAGCGGTTCTCGGGTCTGCTCAGGGCGCCTCCTGCACTTCTTTCACCTCTCGCCTGCACTCTCGTCTCCCTCAACTGCCGTGGTGCCACTTACGCGCTGTCGCCTGTCATGCTTGCAGCTTTCTCCCTTCATGTGTGCGTAGGAAGGGTgctcgcgtgcgcgtgtcaGGGAGCCGCATACTGCGCTTGCTGAAGTGGCAGGGGGAGCGCATCACCCCAGCGGCAcgccgttttttttgtgttttcgTCGTCTCGCTGATCTCCTTCTTTGACTGAGCCTTTTTGTTTTTATGTCGTACGGATTCGTCTTTTGTGTTTTTGTGTCGCCCACTCCTCCTTGGTTgtgggcgggggtggggagtTGGAAGGTGTGCTTGTCATGCGTGTTGTTTCGAAAGCgaaaaatatatatatatatggaaAGCCATGATGTACGCACTCACTGATGTCCCACTCTCTGTGTTCTTCTCCCCAGCTTTTCTCTTTCCCGGTATCCCCATCATAGCGACCAAGCAAAGGAAGCGAAGAGGTGCGGCGTCATCGAGGCCACCgttctccgccacctccccaACCGCAGGTAGACGAGAAAAGCAAACTCCCACCGTGTCCTCTcgtcacacacgcgcgcatgcaccCGGCCACCAACTTTGTTGGACATAGCGTGACACTCTCCACAGCACTGGCCATGTCGTCGTGTGTTCACTTTCAATGCATCCGAGAAGCAACAAGAGCAGCGTGATCTTATCGAAGTCGTGAAGGTCCATGTGCGGGCCTGGTCTGGTGCAGGCACAAAGCAGTCCTCACGTGATGCCTCATCGTGAAACGGGTATCATTGCCGTCCCTTTTCGCTTGTTGTGTTTCGCGCTTGCGAGATGTCTCCCTCCATCGACGTCTCACGGGCCTAAGGACTGCTCTTCTACTAcaatccccccccctcccccatctaTCCTCCCCTTGCTTCTGGAACaccttccctccccaccccatacatacatgcacacgtgGGCCTCAACCTCgctgctctctttctccaCCATCTCGGCTGTAAGCTCACCGTTTCGCCTACACCTCCTGCACAGGCAGAATACGAAAACAACCACACCAGCAGAAGAGCGCCGAAACCTCTTTGTGCCGCACAGAGCGAACACCAGTTAGAAGAacgccacccccaccccaccccccaaaAAAGCCAAAGTCGCAAGAGCAGCGCGCAAGTTCTGACCGTCACCAGTAGACGGAAGACAAAGGCGTCAGCGGAAGTGGGAACGAGAaagaggaaagaaaaacaagTGCCGTTCTCTTCTCTACCACCGCGCCTtcatttttcgtttttttgggggggagGTCTCCCGAACCTGTCCCCACActttcctcctctcactATTCTGTCTCGTGATTATTCAAGTCGTCGCTGAAGGCGTGCTTGTCTATCGTTTCTCCTCTCTGTATTCGTGCGCTTTTCTTTTTAgttgttgttgttccccAGCAACCGTGTTGCTGTTGTCTCACTTTCCTGTCCTCACATCGTCTCGACAcgtcctttttctttcgttcttttctgtgtgtctgtgccgtgTCTTGTGTCGCTTACTTCTGacctgcgcggcgccacACTCCGCTTCGTCCGTGTTTTTTTGCTGTGCGGGATTCCTTGCCCCCAACCCCCaaaccccctccctccctcccgcacGTCCATCCACCTCCGATTCTCGTCAGTCTTTcaatccccctcccctccctccacgcaGTGTAGCtatcccctctctctccaacTCCTACTATCTCtacgaccaccaccacccacgcCTCACTCCCTCGATAGCACACGTTTCGTGCCCCGCAAGACACTtacacacacctacacactctctctccgacacacacacacacacacacacacacacacgggagCTTACGAAGGGGTGCCGAAATAAAGGAACGAAACGGGAAAAGGGGCGAAGGAGCGTGCATTCACATACACGGGACGCCGCGAAGACAAGAAAGTGCTTTCGGAGCCTGAACAGCGAGCTGACCAACCTTTCCGAAAACGGAAACAAAACGAAGGACCTAGCtaggcacgcacacaagcaacGCAAGTAACACATTggtccctccctccctctcgttcTCCTTTGCACGCGCGCttcacctcccccaccccctccctcaccatACCGTGgatctctcgctctctcccctgcACGTTCGTCATCTCAGTTAACGCCGTGGATTTACTTCTCTTTGTGCGGCATTGATctccttttttgttgttggtgttttctttttcggACGAGAGACATCAAGTGTTAGtcagacagacacgcacacaagggTGTCTCGCTGCAACCGAAGGCAAGCCACACGGGCAACAGGAGTCCTGCaagaaatatatatatatatatatatatatgcagaCAAACTTTACAGGCAAGAGCAAGACGTTTCTGCGCGAACCAAACGTACCAACAACGGAAAAGAATTATAGAAGCTGTTTGTCTCTTGGGCTTTGACTactctttttctctttttgtgtgtgtgtgtgttttccttCAGTTTGTTCTTGTGAGACCTGCAGggtctctgtctctctgtttctccaccaccaccaccaccaccacaccccttctctcctccccccttctgcATGCGGTATTTGCGTTGGCGTTTTTACGCCTGAATAGTATAGCGTCATCATCGTTCTTCGCACgtctcttgttttttttttattttcctCGTCGCCACCAGAGTGGGGCTGCGTTTATCGCCTTCTTCGCGTGTGATAGTGCTGCTTCCTCTGCTCTGGTTCATTTTCTGTATGTGCGAGGGCGTTTGTGCATCTGCGTGAGTTTGAGCATTCATCGACGTGGTGCCTGGCTTGGGCTTCGCGAGTcgccatctctccctcttttcctgccgctgcactgtTTTCCATTTTCACCCGCACGTAGTGAACGCACCACCCAGACCTGCCGACATACCCtgctcccttccctttccctttccctccctctccttctgcaCGGCGTTCCAACGTCTGCCGCTCCTTGCTCCCTCTCTGAGGGTCTGCTTTTTGCTCACGCTAAATTAGAAGCGAGACTCAGCCAGTCTTCTGAGAGCGGGGTGCAAACTCTCCAACTGTCGGAGGCGTGTCCCCTCACCTTCAACGGTTCACGTCGGCTGTGTCGGTTTCATCTTTGCGTGTTTGTTTGCGTGTCCTCCCTCATTTGCCTTTCTACTCTGTCACTCTGGCGTCTTTGCTGAGatcccgccgccgctgctgtgtcgTCCCACGTGCTATTCTGCCAGCTCGCATCTCTCACCCAACGTCTTGGCccactcttcctctcccttcctcctctaaAACCCTTTCGGGAAGAAGGCGTACGAGGGTTCGTGTGTTTGGTTatttccctctccctcttacATTTTTGGTCGCtctctttttgtgtgtgttgttgtcgtcgtctcgcctcttctctcttcaccACCTGACCTCCGCCTcgctttcttttgttttttttctgttggtCCGCCTTGACAAGACTgagccccccctcctcccagcaccaccaccaccaccccaccctcttcCCACCCACGCCATCGagaaggaggcagaggaaggaGAGCCATTACCAGCGCGTTCTCTCTTccgtatatatatatatatatctttctctctttcgcTGTTTTGAGCCACGACAccccttttttctgttgttttccctctctttttctcctttttctCGTTGTGTAGGTCGTGTGCTCTTTCGTGGCTTTCACTTTCTATTTTGGattctttgttgttgctgttttcgcgtgtgtgtgtgtcagtgCGGTTCTTCGCCCGCTCATACACCCCaaccacccacacacacgtgtctGCTCCACCTTTGCTTTCGACTCTTGACACACatacaacaacaacagcaaagagaaagagagaaagagagtcCAGGGGCAGCTGAGGAGGGCGTCGACACAGTCGTCATAATCATCCGCGCCCACCAGCGGAGGGAAGTGCTGTAGCAAAGGTGCAAGCACTACAACGGggtgaaagaaaaaaaaggaggagcCTTTGCATtgggccgcagctgcgctaGTTGGTGttctttgttttgtttgcTTCCTATTCTTCTTCCGCAAAGCGCAACGTGTTCTGGTCTACTCTTCTCGCTCCTAAGGTGAGACTTCTTTgctttttttcgttctccTCGGCTTTGCGAGCGGTTGTACACAGCGCCGAAGACACAAAGGACCCAAGgcacggaaaaaaaaagaaagaggggGCGTTACAGATCACAGCGGTGCTCAAAGAACCAAAAACAACAGAAGACGCGCGTGCTTGACTAACGGTGCATCTTCATCAGAAGCCAACAGGTTACCACATCGACTAGCGGCCATTGTTCTGGTAAAGGTGCTTATTTTGCTCGTTGCGCTTACGGCCACGCTTCTTCAC includes:
- a CDS encoding putative calcium-transporting ATPase, whose translation is MIGHKRIDILTNDHKGPGGLLYELNVRSSPAGSPAVNMCSTEERSAAVQRRELGILAHSVPERQIRYGVNVLSQPPKESIWHFVKDSIQDDRVVQILIGAALVSMILGITTPDFRTGEVDLAMGWVEGAAIFTSVFIVTVVNAVNDYRKQEQFAEVMRAENAARRRVTVWRYAPLSSASGGCGGGGTVTGTDGLACVALEVPSSDIVVGDVVQVNSGMQLNFDAVLLGSLGPILADESSVTGENDDVVKQALTDPFLISGSSLLDGSAEGVALVCAVGPHSFSGEIAMSIQSTEKTNTPLQDQLEAMAEVIGKFGIGAAVFTFTALLVKELFMFLVHGSRLYAMKFFENLTTAIAIVVVAVPEGLPLSVTISLAYSMRLMLKDGNLVRHLAACETMGGATVLCTDKTGTLTAPTMQVKQIFLSAVTYAVADADPVAGGDLPTFGDEESPAALPTRSIHTHTFAPPPPPRGFGQSPFSRAPPSRAITVPLPPSSVQLLLDCIVANAVDPDVRRATNKTSEALLWLCHLMRCSSNHTTQQDVQSFRSTQACMLATMQDPSRCRRYPFSSHSKMSLCMLRQVAPPAGAGNGGGRTRLYATGAAEVILARCTSYINDKGVPVPLTSELQACHEQALTHYTESGLRTICCAFSDAHGAAEANLWNQQPQQLQHGAATAFDGEFCMIGMIGLEEDVRPEVPGAVSQCFGAGLRVIMITGDATLTAINIARRCGLIRGGSNSGALRASPLPDGNRTLRNPEAPSWSAAATLANGKDNGFSPTENSDAAIFVNTSLLHYENSGAASDVEGQFLDGAFGRTAWMMQEPAANASPQQLIDSGYALDGETFRQLSDTELLQQYLPYIRILARATPMDKKRLLSLLRRIDPNAVIAMTGDGTNDAPALKLSDVGFAMNGGSDVAKRASDIILLNDNFIGMVKATMWGRNVKDSIRKFLQFQLTVNFSACVVSFCGAIMSEQNMSPLRPVQLLWLNLIMDTLAALALATELPCEPMLLSRPPESKDTSIIVPSMWFQIGFQSTFQVMCQLFLLGYGNVLLSARGHTTPLPSTGEPPRDPRYFSDAHICFLFNSFVWMQIFNFFNARLLHRSEGFFSNWADSAVLFVIVGIIVVLQIIIVEVGGKIMSTVPLTAQEWFYSVLIASGTLPVGAISRLIYARYSKRVLPRDGCSRGLLSRLRRSVKSGRLKGKR